Proteins co-encoded in one Streptomyces sp. NBC_01283 genomic window:
- a CDS encoding PQQ-binding-like beta-propeller repeat protein, which translates to MTTERVEEKVRETLHAVALDQVRAPGDLVEQVERRRSRRRFSQVAGAAVAVAAITVGALFGFGGAGVTDDDRPARPAVSPEGWQPWEKDTAGAAGRGCLVDGSALYCSGSKYDAAKFDANTGERLWTVKVNREGDGIDHPFAVRDGVVYAYRNHTAQNEPNGDYAGGTDLMAVDADDGDVLWTVEMPQDDRTDQAAMLIDGAVLANTPNLRTMSALDPRTGKEKWRHTWDKGAACQRAVLGGVPHLACTPDVEKPESTDILRLDPATGDARKVATLPGGQQLVGTSGDRMVLTAANEPAVGLDTNARKDLRLTTISGTGKQTSHSYRVGGALASLDLVGDRLITVNWKGKASAYSLTTGKTLWTGSVGVELPDEDSMHDVASPVVSMAQGVVYFLGERGDLAGLDLRTGQRVWREHVDFGEPKPGAGFWRSAQLILYKDALIVRKGGEIVSLLPGVGH; encoded by the coding sequence ATGACGACGGAGCGGGTGGAGGAGAAGGTCCGCGAGACGCTGCACGCGGTCGCCCTGGATCAGGTGCGCGCGCCCGGGGACCTGGTCGAACAGGTGGAGCGGCGGCGCAGTCGGCGCCGCTTCTCGCAGGTCGCGGGGGCGGCGGTGGCTGTCGCCGCGATCACCGTAGGGGCGTTGTTCGGTTTCGGCGGTGCGGGTGTGACCGACGACGACCGTCCCGCACGGCCCGCGGTGTCGCCGGAGGGCTGGCAGCCGTGGGAGAAGGACACGGCGGGTGCCGCCGGACGGGGCTGTCTGGTGGACGGCTCGGCGCTGTACTGCAGCGGGTCCAAGTACGACGCCGCCAAGTTCGACGCGAACACCGGCGAGCGGCTGTGGACGGTCAAGGTCAATCGTGAAGGCGACGGGATCGACCACCCGTTCGCCGTGCGCGACGGCGTGGTCTACGCCTACCGCAACCACACCGCGCAGAACGAACCGAACGGCGACTACGCCGGCGGCACCGATCTGATGGCGGTGGACGCCGACGACGGCGACGTGTTGTGGACGGTCGAGATGCCGCAGGACGACCGCACCGACCAGGCCGCGATGCTCATCGACGGCGCGGTCCTCGCCAACACGCCGAACCTTCGTACGATGTCGGCCCTCGATCCGCGGACCGGCAAGGAGAAGTGGCGCCACACCTGGGACAAGGGGGCCGCGTGCCAGCGTGCGGTGCTGGGTGGTGTGCCCCATCTGGCGTGCACGCCGGACGTCGAGAAGCCGGAAAGCACCGACATCCTGCGACTCGATCCCGCCACCGGAGATGCCAGGAAGGTCGCCACGCTCCCCGGCGGGCAGCAGCTCGTCGGTACCTCCGGAGACCGCATGGTCCTGACCGCGGCGAACGAGCCGGCAGTCGGCTTGGACACGAACGCCCGCAAGGACCTGCGGCTGACCACCATCAGCGGTACCGGCAAGCAGACCTCGCATTCCTACCGGGTCGGGGGAGCGTTGGCCTCCTTGGATCTGGTCGGTGACCGCCTGATCACCGTGAACTGGAAAGGCAAGGCCTCGGCCTATTCGCTGACCACGGGAAAGACCCTGTGGACGGGCTCGGTCGGCGTCGAGCTGCCCGACGAGGACTCCATGCACGATGTCGCGTCTCCCGTGGTGTCGATGGCGCAGGGGGTCGTGTACTTCCTCGGCGAGCGCGGGGATCTGGCCGGCCTCGATCTGAGGACGGGTCAGCGGGTCTGGCGTGAACACGTGGACTTCGGTGAGCCGAAGCCGGGTGCCGGCTTCTGGAGGTCGGCACAACTCATCCTCTACAAGGACGCGTTGATCGTACGGAAGGGCGGCGAGATCGTCTCCCTGCTGCCGGGGGTCGGCCACTGA
- a CDS encoding transposase family protein produces MVPYPAALDLPHALVEWVTMLIVTREGGRRCKLPPHGRALVALVYLRRHDTLARIARAFGISVATTHAYDTAVTGLLAEQAPGLLKTLRAHDPDFVLLDGTLTECDRVGDGGADYSSKHKRHGVNVQVVTDPAGEILWLSPALPGRAHDLTAARTHKILRICARQGVPILADMAYIGAGDWVTTAKRRPPGGELTLTERTENRALSAARAPVERGMARLKSWQIFRRSRISPNRMSVITQAVLTLEKQR; encoded by the coding sequence TTGGTTCCGTATCCTGCCGCACTCGACCTGCCCCACGCCTTGGTCGAGTGGGTCACGATGCTCATCGTCACCCGCGAGGGGGGTCGGCGGTGCAAACTCCCGCCGCACGGCCGTGCGCTGGTCGCACTCGTGTACCTGCGTCGCCATGACACTCTCGCCCGTATCGCCAGAGCCTTCGGGATATCCGTCGCCACCACCCACGCCTACGACACCGCGGTCACCGGTCTGCTCGCCGAGCAAGCGCCGGGCCTGCTGAAGACGCTGCGCGCGCACGACCCGGACTTCGTCCTCCTGGACGGCACGCTCACAGAGTGCGACCGTGTCGGCGACGGCGGGGCCGACTACTCCTCGAAACACAAGCGGCACGGGGTGAACGTGCAGGTCGTCACAGACCCGGCCGGTGAGATTCTGTGGCTGTCGCCGGCACTGCCGGGCCGCGCCCACGATCTGACGGCCGCCCGCACCCACAAGATCCTCCGAATCTGCGCGCGCCAGGGTGTTCCGATCCTCGCCGACATGGCCTACATCGGGGCGGGCGACTGGGTCACCACCGCCAAGCGCCGCCCGCCCGGCGGTGAACTCACCCTCACCGAGCGGACCGAGAACCGGGCCCTGTCAGCGGCCCGGGCACCTGTCGAACGAGGCATGGCACGGCTGAAGTCCTGGCAGATCTTCCGCAGATCCCGCATCAGCCCCAACCGCATGAGCGTCATCACCCAAGCCGTCCTCACCCTGGAGAAGCAACGCTGA
- a CDS encoding SigE family RNA polymerase sigma factor has product MEASSHDEFREFVAMRSTALLRLAVLLTGGDRYAAEDLLQIALMKAYGRWAHIEQPEAYVRQVLYRQQVSRWRLRGHRAETTVPVLPESGGAAGPESDTELRVALWAALRRLTKRQRAVVVLRYFEDLPEGEVAELLRCPVGTVRSTAHRSLAKLRALVPELGPERPVEQAQSLSYTPKEMQG; this is encoded by the coding sequence ATGGAGGCCTCAAGTCACGACGAGTTCCGGGAGTTCGTAGCGATGCGCTCCACCGCGCTGCTGCGGCTGGCGGTGCTGCTCACCGGCGGGGACCGGTATGCGGCGGAGGATCTGCTGCAGATTGCGCTGATGAAGGCCTACGGACGCTGGGCGCACATCGAGCAGCCCGAGGCGTATGTCCGCCAAGTCCTGTACCGCCAGCAGGTCAGCCGCTGGCGGCTGCGCGGTCATCGCGCCGAGACGACGGTGCCCGTACTGCCCGAGTCCGGCGGCGCGGCAGGTCCCGAGTCGGACACCGAGCTGCGGGTCGCGCTGTGGGCCGCGCTGCGTCGGCTGACCAAGCGGCAGCGGGCCGTGGTCGTGCTGCGCTACTTCGAGGATCTGCCGGAGGGCGAGGTCGCGGAGCTGTTGAGGTGCCCGGTCGGCACGGTGCGCAGTACTGCGCACCGCTCGCTCGCCAAGCTCCGTGCGCTCGTCCCGGAGCTCGGGCCCGAAAGGCCCGTGGAACAGGCTCAGTCGCTCAGCTACACGCCGAAGGAGATGCAGGGATGA
- a CDS encoding HAD domain-containing protein: MTGSVQRALLFLDVDGPLIPFGAVSQSYPFYATGPELPDADANPLLTRINPEHGPRLAALPCEVVWATTWMADANECIAPRIGLPQLAVVVWPEPSDIDDQDEGNGLHWKTRALVEWAAGRPFAWVDDEITNTDRAWVAAHHQGQALLHRVDPRRGLADSDYAALESWLRQPV, from the coding sequence GTGACTGGTTCCGTGCAGCGGGCCCTGCTGTTTCTCGATGTCGATGGGCCACTCATCCCGTTCGGCGCGGTGTCCCAGTCGTATCCGTTCTATGCGACAGGTCCTGAACTGCCCGATGCGGACGCGAATCCGCTCCTGACCAGGATTAATCCCGAGCACGGGCCCCGGCTGGCGGCGCTTCCGTGCGAGGTGGTCTGGGCGACGACATGGATGGCGGACGCGAACGAGTGCATCGCGCCCCGCATTGGTCTGCCGCAGTTGGCGGTGGTGGTCTGGCCGGAGCCGTCCGATATCGATGACCAGGACGAAGGGAACGGCCTGCACTGGAAGACCCGTGCCCTTGTCGAATGGGCTGCGGGGCGCCCGTTCGCCTGGGTCGACGACGAGATCACGAACACCGATCGGGCCTGGGTCGCTGCCCATCATCAGGGGCAAGCCCTGCTCCATCGTGTCGATCCCCGCCGTGGCCTGGCTGACAGCGACTACGCGGCTCTCGAGTCGTGGCTGCGACAGCCGGTCTGA